The Fusarium keratoplasticum isolate Fu6.1 chromosome 4, whole genome shotgun sequence genome contains the following window.
CATGGGGAAAGGATCCAACGAGGTGACCAGCCAGGTCTGCGCCAAATGACCACCCGTCTTCCTCCGCAGTCCGAACAGCGATATCGTAGAGCTCCTCGCCTGTCATGTCGGGATTTTCCAAGAACTGGCCTCTCACTTTGTTCCAGATAGGCTCAAGAGCATCTCGGATCTTCTTCTTATGAGGGTCGTTTCCAAGAACATAGGTTCTCCCGAAATCAGCCTCCCATGATTCAAAGACCGGGCCAAGATCTACCACAAGGATATCATCCTCGCCAATGACGCGGTCAGGGGGGTTCTCTTGGAAAGGCTGGAGCGCATTGGGTCCGCTCCTGACAAGTCGCTTGTGCCAGTGGGTTTCAATGCCGTACCGTGTCGCGCCAAGCTGGTAAATCTCGCCGTTGAGTGCTTTTTCGCTGATTCCGGGTCGAATAAGGTCTCGTTCGATCTCGTCAAACATTTCAAGAGCCTTCGCCTGTGCCGCGAGAAGCTGCACGGCCCGCTCACTGCTGTCGTATAccatggttgatgttgaaaaCGAAAAGTTGAGGTTGCTCGGCGTATGGACTCTTCCAAGCTACCAAGCACGCATTGTCTTATATCATTTCCTGTGTCTACCTTCATCATTACGATGGGTCAACTCATCACTGATTTCTAAGCTTTCTCAAGTGGGTAGGTATGCTAGGCATTACAAATGCGGAGTCTCGCGAGGTATCTCAAACAGGCAATTACTTGATTGTATTCTTTTATGCTCTGATACTTGGATAGAAATCTCTGCTAAAACCTTGACCACAAAGCCCCAAGGAAGTTTCCAATCAACCAGTGACAGTAAGATGTGATGTTTTGTTTACGAAAGCGCAGTGCAGAATTGCCTAATATTTTCACTCTTTGCTACTGTAGAAGGACCTGTGAGACCTGAGGTCACTCAATACGCTTGATGTGAGCCAAGTTGATCACCCTGGAATCCATTGCTAAGGGCGAGGACCGAAAATAAAGTGGGGAACCTAAGCTGCTAGGGAGTACCTAAGAAGATGCGAAATTACCGCGGCAAAAAAGGTTACTACTAGCAGGCCCTAGCAATTCTTCTGCCAGGCTCCACCATCCTTAACGGCAAACAATGGGATGCACATAACCTAGACCCGACACAGTTTGTACTTGGCCTTTGAGACAACACGTATAGAAAAGACTTTTAACCTGAACTAACATCTAAGGGTTACATTCTTCTTAGTCTTAAATATCCTAGCAAACAAGCAATGAGCGCCACTACTCCCGCGGTAATAATGAAGACGCTGGAAGGAAATTGTGAGCATGGCGTTCTGCTTGTGGAGCATGTATGCGATAATGTCGCCTGAAGAATGGTCAGCGGAACAAAGTCATTATCCCCCTTTTTCTTCAGATGGAAGAGCACTTACTTGGGCCACTACATCTCCCAAATACAGTTCTCTCAGGATATCATCCGCATCCTCGCTGTGGCCGACTTCATCGTACGCCTCGGTCGCGTCCGTCCCTGCAACCTCCAACAGTacctcttctcctccgcTATAGCCTCGTTGTTAATGATTATCACTGGGCTGGGGAGGAATATGCCAGTAATCCTCCCATGTACTATGGGCGACTTACGGGTGCTTTTTGAGAAAAGAAGTACAGTCGTATACCTTGTTCCGGATCACCATGTATGGATCATGGGCGCTGTCATGTTTGGCCACGTCTTGCAGAGTGAACGAGCGTGAAGTCGCCATGTTTTCCAAGACCTGATGATGCAAGTCGGGGGGCTTCGTAGATGAGGGAATTGCGTGCAGGTGAGTCTTTGGTATCAAATTCAGCCCAGGGAACTATCGATACCGGAACAACGAGACGGCGGTAGCAGCGTGTCGCCTTTATTGTTGCCATCGTGCCAGACACTCTGAGAGTTTCTCCATCGCCAATTTGCCATTAATCAGCCTATGTGCTTCCCTAGCCGGATCTTTATTACTAATTCCGGCTTTTCACCTGTCGTATGCGCGCCTCTTGACTTGCCTTGTTGAGCCTAGACACGACTCGCAAAACAACACGTTAGAGATGGGACGGCAAATGAGTCCAGCTAGTTGCCTCTTTGATCTGGACTGCGAGGGTCATCTGACGGCTGAGTTGGTAGTGTCAGGGAGCTTCCGCCAACTTGCAGGCGCTGCAAGGTCATGTAGGTATGCTAGTTAAGCTGCGTTCATGGTGCATTCTATGTGGCCAGTGACGTAGCTCGGCCCCTTTACCGATATCTGAGAAATTTATGTCAttgtgatgttgatgattaTTTTGTCTTCACTATTGGTAGTACTAATATGGGTTTTCTTCCCATGGACGAACTGTTGGGAAGATTTTTCTGCATGAGACGGAGCACCATGTTCGCACACTGCGCGCAGACGTTCTGACTAGAACTCGAGACACCAGTTCTTGTCACTCTAGCTTCTGACTAGACCCTTGAATTTTGCTTTCACGTCGGAAAGTAGAGTTTGATCGTTGTTGTTCGATCAGATCGTTGTATCAAGTTGTCTATCGACCAAAGAAACACAATTCACATGCAGTGAGCTTAGAAACGCTTAGAGATGTTCCATTCTTATCCTGACCCAGAGTTTCGCTCTTGCGTCGGAGCAGCCTTTCACAGCCTGGGTTCCAATGAAGCCTGACTGTGCGTGTCGGGAGCCAAATCAACGACCACTGTCTTATAATTGGTATACGCCTTGATACCAGCCTCTCCCTGTTCCTGGCCAATTCCCGACTGCTTGAAACCGCCAAAGGGAATTCGGGGATCTACGGTTTGACTGTTATTAATCCATACGGCTTATACTGCTGTCAGCATCTATAATCTCAGGGCGTTGGAAAATAGGGACAACTTACtgccagccttgatctttCGTGTGATGCGATGCGCCCGGGCAATATCGCGTGTGAAAACTGCCGCAGCCAGTCCAAACTCGGTGTCattggccatcttgaccgCTTCAGCCTCCGACTTGAACGGCAAGATGACGACAAATGGTCCGAAGATCTCCTCCCTGTAGATCCGCATGTGAGGCGTCACATGGGTAAAAATGGTTGGTTCCAAGTAAAAGCCTTTGCCGTTCAGGTTCTTGTATGCTTTACCTCCATGCACAAGCTTGGCACCCTCGTCTTTTCCGGACTGAACGTAGGAGAGGATGCGGTCGAACTGTGCCTGTGTAACCTGAGGACCTTGGGAGGTGTCCTCAGCAAAAGGGTCCCCAATCTTGGCGTCTGAAACtgccttggctttgaacAGTTTAAGAAAGCGGTCATACACCTCTTCTTGGACCAGCAAGCGACTGTTGGCAGTACAGTTCTGCCCGGCGTTAGCCATTATCCCCGGATACGCGGCAGCAACTGCAGCATGCAAGTCGGCATCGTTGAAGATAATCAGAGGGGATTTCCCTCCCGTCTCCAAAGTGACGCTTTTCAGGTTCGACGATGCCAACTTCATGATCTCCTTTCCTGTCTGGGTAGAGCCGGTAAAGGCAATCTTATCCACGTCGGAATGAGACGCAAGAGCAGAGCCAGCAACAGCTCCAAAgccgttgatgatgttgatgacacCGGGTGGGAAGCCAGCCGGTGCGACTAGgctggcgaggaagagggctgATAGAGGAGTTTGCTCTGAGACCTTGAGAACAATCGTGTttccagcagcaagagcTGGGGCTACCTTCCAGGAGGCCATGACGATGGGGTAGTTCCATGGAATAATTTGTCCGCAGACACCGAGTGGTTCCGGTATAGTGTAGTTGAGTTGGGTCCCTCTCGTCTGAATCACTTGCCGTAGCACAACGCAGTCAGCAACATGACAAATTGAAGAATGCAAGAGAGAGCCCTAAGCGTACCTTGGCCGTAGCTTTTGTCTGCCCAGCCGGCATAGTATCGAAACACGTCAACTACCTCGGGGATGTCTTCTAGGAGGGCCGTGGAGTATGGCTTGCCTGACAATGTTAGTTGTCTATTGCATCTCACAGGTTTGCTTCCATCTTTACCATTGTCCCAAGACTCGATCGCAGCAAGCACCTGCGCATTCTCGTCTATGAGATCGGCCAACTTGTACAACAGTCGGCTTCTATCCTGCCCTGCAACATCAGACCAGGCCCCCTCGAAGGCCTGGCGGGCGGCGTGTACTGCATATTCAACATCGTTGACACCGGCCGCATGCACGCGGGCAATCTCTGTTTCGGTGCTCCAAGTTGTTAGCGATCAGGAGTCATGGGATTGCGAGGCTCTTACGCGGGGTCAATTGTAGAAAACGTTTCACCCGACGTGGATTCAATAAActcgttgttgatgaagagaccTAATGGCTGTCGGTATCGGATCCCGTTGGGTGTTGTCAGATCCGCAAAGATATTGGCAGCCATTTCAGCTGTTGGTGAGCAGTTTCAGAAGATTCTAAGGTCGGTATGGCGAATTAGAACTTGAAAACTGGTTTAAGTCGGCTGGGCGATTATTCATATGAGGCCCAGGGTGTTGTCGGGTCCTTGGGAGGTGGGATATGGGAGGACAAGATTGCGTGGAGGACCTCGGGATCCTTACGGAAGTGGCAGGGCTTCCTCGGATGGGTCAACGAGTCTCGATCTGGAGCAGGTATTAGGCACTCATCGCCTCGCTCGCAATAGTGCCTGAACAGGCAACTAGTATTGGGCCTCTCTTGGACACACAGTTGAGCCGTGGACAAGGCCGATATCCGATCAGAGGGAAGCATTAAGTGGGCTTGCTACGTCTTTAAACTTCTCTTTACtgtttctttctcttttcgTCAAATCAGAAATATGAAGCTACGTTATAGCGCAAGTTGGTAGTTGGTAGTTGCCTCTACGAGGTACCTTTCCAGCATTCTAGAGTTATCGTCCCCTCATCCACATATCTCGTCTAGGAGTGACAGTCACGAACGAAGCAAGGACCGTAAAGGAAAAAGCAGGATCTTGGTCCTACTGGTCCTCCCAAGCACCACCGTGACGCTCGCTATGACGCCAGGCAATTAATAATGGAGATGGGTTTAAAGTTGGGCCTTCGGATTCTGACCAATTTAGGCAAGTGGGTCCAACGCGAAACTTAGCTGGAGAGCGCTAACTAGATCGAGTTTTCGCTCGGAACCCACGACCATGACTAATGAGACTTCTCTCGCCATCCGAGACGAATTCTTTCGATGCATGTTGCTTCGCTCATCAGACAAACAAGGAAACATGGATTCTCGTGATGCTTGCTCCGAAGCGAGGTTAAAATCACACATGTTGGTCCTTAGCCATGCCTCATCACTTACTCCATGCCTTCTTTGATCAACAGACACAACCCAACGTCCTCCCTCACGAGTCTCCTCTCGCCAGCAACCATCCCCGACGCACCTCGATCGCTGTGTCCTAGCACTCACTATGGCTAAGCGACGATATGGGCAGGACCGACCTGTCTCGGACGTGTCAGCTCTGGGTAGGCCTCTGAAGTTGGCCTTTTCTCAGCGAACAGCCAAGAACCGCTTCTTGAAGGCATCTATGACCGAAAGGCTGTGCACTTGGGACACCGAGGACATCAACAAACGCGGAATTCCCACTCAGGACATTATCAATGCCTTCAAGTGGTTCGGTGAAGGAGGCATTGGTACGATCCTAACCGGAAACCTGATGGTCGACCCCATAAACATCGAGGGCCCCGGCAACTTGATTATCCCCCCCGACGCTCCCTTCGAAGGGCCACGATTCGAGGCCTATAAACGTCTTGCCTATGCAGGAAACCACGCTGGAAGTTTGATGATTGGCCAGATTTCTCATGCTGGTCGTCAGGTTCAGAGCCGACTGAACTCTGATCCCGTCTCAGCGTCGGCTGTGCATCTCACCAAGGAGGTTTGGGGTATGAAGTTTGCAAAGCCGCATGCTGCCAGCCACCAGGAGATCAAGGGCCTCGTGGAAGCATTTGCACATGCGGCCGAGTACCTTTACAAGGCCGGCTTCGACGGAGTAGAGCTCCATGGCGCTCACGGCTACCTGCTCTCCCAGTTCCTGTCTCGCCGGACCAACCAGCGTACCGACGAGTACGGAGGTTCAGTCTCGAACCGAGCCCGCATCATCGTGGAGATTGTCTCCTCGATTAGAGCACGAATTCCCATGTCCACTGGCTTTGTCCTCggagtcaagctcaactcTGTCGAGTTTGACCAGAAGGGATTCACCCCCGAGGAGTGCGCCGAGCTTTGCGAACTCCTCGAGCATCAGTGCCAATTCGATTTCGTGGAGCTATCGGGTGGTACTTACGAGGACATGGCCTTTGAACACAAGAACGAGCACACCAAGAAGCGCGAGGCATTCTTCCTGGAGTTTGCCGAATCGATTGTGCCAAGGCTCAAGCAGACCAAGGTCTTTGTCACGGGAGGGTTCCGCACAGTCAGcgccatggtcaaggcgTTGGATGTCGTTGATGGCGTTGGCCTGGCCCGTCCACTCTGTGCAGAGCCCAACTTGCCCAAGGACATTCTGGAGGGCAGGGTGAACACAGGAGCCGTGGTTTTGAAGATCAACAATCAAGACTACGGTCTGACCGAGACGGTGGCGGGAACTCAGATTCGCCAGCTCGGGAGAAATCAGTGTCCTATGGATCTCACTAatgatgaggttgtcgaggctTTCAAGAAGAGCACTGAGAAGTGGGAGaaggccttggaggcggaTGGGGACAAGATGAAGGTCTACGGTTACGTGGATTTGGAGGGGGTTGAGCTGGCTCCGATGGGTAGCGGAGACAAGTCATGTAAACTTTAGATAGGTAGCCTGTTCTAGACCAAGTAGCGAAGATTTAGAGTCGAGGTGTTCAGTCCAATTCTTCAGGCACCTCTTTGTGCGCCACCTTTCCGCCTGCTGTCGCCTGACCACCAGCGGACATTGTACCCTTCGTGCCGTAATACCCGTTGAGTCATTCCAGAACTGCCTCATCCCAAGCTCAAGTCGAGACAGGACCAGGGTATCTATGTTCTGGTTAGAGAATTGGCGCAGAACCGTCCGATGAGCTCCTTCAAACACCTACCCAACTATGGGGGGATCAGAAACAACACCTGGGTCCACTCCTAAGGAGAGTGCAGTGGGGAGATCACACTCTAGCCCTTGACCAACGGCAGTCCAGGTCGGCCTACCCCCCAACCGCAATGTCCTCATAACTTGCATCTCTGGGGCTTGTATGTTTGAGGAGATTAGCCCGCCTCCCTTGCTAGGGACGATGGAAATCGACAGCACAGACGGGGGAGGCACATGGACACTCCGCTCCCCCACGCTCTCCCCCGGATTTTTTTGCCCAGCAGCACCGCGAAATGCTGCAAGTGCTTGGGGTTCCCCCGGCTTTGACTGACTCAACAGCTTCCCCCCTTACTGTGCCAGGAAGGTATTTGGAGAAGGGTCAGGCGACTGGCCCGTCACAATGGCTTGGTGCGGAGAGGGGTTTTGGCCTAGCTCACCACAAGATTCAAGCACTTTCGTCATTTACCAATCAGATCCATCGCTTATCAGCCAATTGTGACCTTCCGCCCTATCTCGGGTTAACTCGTTCCCCTCGCCTATCGCCCCTTTGCCTTCTGGGGTAGCGCATGCCGTCGGGGTCGTGAAAGCTGGGAACCATGATTCTCCTCTCTCCCCAATCCCATCACCACTCAGTGAACGACTCAACATTGTcccccctctcctctctcgcCAAAATACAGCAGTAGCCATGAAGCCCTCTTATCGCGTGCGGTTCGCTTCCGAGAACAAGTTCCAGTCCCGAGTCAAGAACCATCCTCCAGCACCGACAAGCACCGGCACGGGCGGCAGCCCGAATGAGGCTCAGGTGTTTAGCCCTGCAGCAGCTCGCAAACCGAAAAGCAGATCTGGATGCAAAGAATGCAAACATCGCCGGGTCAAATGCGACGAGAAATACCCGGTTTGCAGTCACTGTCAAAGGCGCGGTTCGGTGTGCCTCTCTGCTACGCCGTCCACCAAATGGCAGGTTGAGATGCCGTGGATGATCACCAGGCCTATCGCCGAGCCGTGGATGGGCATTGTCAACCCCAAAAAGAAGCTTCTGCAGTACTGGCTCGAAAAGACCAGCCGGATAATGACTGTGTGCCCCGAGAACAACCCCCTGTCCTACCCCTTGCTCGAGCATCTCTTGTCCACTCCGTCGCTGCTGCATGCTGTGCAGAGCGTGAGCGCAGGACAGGAGCACTTCTTCCAATCGAAAGAGCTTACCACCTGCCTACAAGAGCGCGGCTTGGCTATCCAGGCCCTGCGACATGAGATGCAGGACGCTGCCAACCTCAAGCCTGCCTCCCTACTCACCGTTTTCCTGCAGGGTGTTTCATGGTCGTGGACAGAGGACCACCCGGACAATTATGGAAAAGAGCACCTCCAAGCCGCCCGTAGCTTGCTGGAGAAAATGCTCGAGGACCCAGAGAAGCGACGAGACCCATTGGTCCAGTTCATGCTCGGCTGGTACCTGTACTGGGATATGTCATGCGCCTTCATCGCCGCGCCCCAGGATCTCGCTCCCCTCAACACGGCGCAGGTGTTTGATGCCATCCAGGCCACCCGCAGCTCATTCCACCCTATGattggcttctcctcggaACTTCTGTATCTAATCGCATGCCTCGGTCGGCATTGCCGCCAGGTGCTGGAAACCGATGCTAGGGACCCGGTCCTAGAGGCAACTTTCGAGGGCCAACTTTTGGCATGGGAACCAGAACATGATGATCAGGACCTTGTCGACATGAGTATTGGGTACCGTAACCACGGGCTCATCATGCTGTACAACATCTGCGGCGTGCCTTTCCAGGTTGACGACATCACCTCGAGCGAAGACTCCTCGGACATGGTTGAAGACTCCCAGGCCCGGATAAGACCGCTGGTTATGGACTCTTTGGAGCGTTTATTCAAGACGCCAGTCGACGCACCTTGCTTCAGCTTCCACTCAGCACCCCTCCTCACTGCTGCCGCTGAGCTCACAAAAGAGGACGTCGAATTGCGCACCGCGGCCGTTGAGCGATTCAAGGCCATATACTCAACCAACAGAGTAGCTGTCAACATGTGGGCTATCGAACTTCTGCAAGAGCTCTGGGATCTCCATGACTgtggcatcaccatcacttGGCTGGAGTTGCTGATAACCAAGAAATGGACCTTGACTTTTGCTTAGGGTTGGAGCAGCTATGGATCACACAATTGACGTCTGAGCAGATTGGAATCAAGGTATTCTTCACGCATGAGTGGGGAGAGACCTTTGTTGGAGGAAATTGTAAACAGTTGGCAAGACGTATGGCCCTGCTCTGTCTCGCTATGTACACTCAATTTATATGCGATATCGCATTTGCAACAACATGGACGCGAGCTTAAATTCTAGGCCTGATATGGAACGAAGAATAATCCTTGATGATCATCTCGGCGCCCTTCTCAGCAACGGCGTAGACAGTCAGCATAGGGTTGACGGATGGGATGAGTGGGAAGACACTGGCATCCACAACGCGCAGCTGCTTGACTCCACGGACACGAAGCTGAGGATCAACGACGGCCATGCTATCCTTGCTCGTGTCTCCCATTTTAGCCGTTCCACAGGGGTGAAATACTGTGCCATGAGTTTTGCGGGCGTAGTCGATGAGCTGCTCCTCTGTCTGGACGTCCGGGCCTGGTGCAACTTCTCGCTTGATGAGGTCTCGAAAGGGGGCAGTTGCAGCCAGCTTGCGACCGGCCCGGAGCTCGAAGAGGATCGTCTTCAGGTCGTAGTCCTCGGGGTCGGTCAAGTACCGAAAATCGATAGCCGGGCGAACCTTGGGGTCAGATGACTGTAGGAAGATGCGGCCTCGGGAACGCGGCCTTGGAAGATTCGGAATCAGGCAGTAGGCGTTCTCGGGGGCATGATACCCATGGCGAGCCGTGTTATCGTCGAATCCGATTCCAAAGACGTGGAACATGGAGTCCATGATGTCCCCATCATCCCCCCGCGAGTTCTGCGCCTCCCGACGTAGGAAGAAGCACACGTCAGAGTAAATGACCGACTCTGGCGGAACGGGTGCCTTCATCTCCCACATCATGACCGTCTCTGTATGATCCATCAGGTTCTCGCCCACTCCTGGGACATGGGCGACCACAGGAATGTCGAAGCTTTCAAGCTGGTCCTGTGGCCCAATGCCGGAGAGAAGCAATAACCGGGGCGAATCGAAGGCTCCCGCGCAGAGGATGGTTTCGACGTCTGACCTGACAGTGATGGGGAGGCCTGACTTGAGAGTCAGGCTGACCCCAGAAGCGACATTGTCGATAAAGTTGACGCGATGGACCCAGGCGCTCGTGAGTATGGTCAGGTTGggcctcttctcctccccgCTTAGAATTGGGTGTATGTAGGCGATGCTTGCACTGCTGCGATAGCCATTGTCAGGATTGTGGGCTATGGCCAAGTGGCCAGCTGATGGAGTAATCTTGCCCGTGTGCACAACGTCTTTGTTGAACGAGCCCGTCCTGGGGATGCCGAAGGCTTTTTGAGCCGCCTCCACCAGGGCTAGGTCGACAGGATTGTGGTACTTGGGCTCGATGCTATTGACCGTGACGCGGAGCTTGTCCACGAGCCTCACCATCTCGTCAAAGGTCCATCCATGAGCGCCTGCTTCCTGCCATTTTCGAATGTCATACTCGAGAGGTCGGAACGAGATGCAGCCGTTGATGTTGGAACAACCCCCGAGGATCTTGCCGCGAGAGTGCTGAATGAAGCCATTGCCTGTGAGCGGCGTGTTAGCCGACCCAGAATCTCTTTTTTCACATCAGGAACTTACCATTGGGCTGAGGAACTGAGCTCCAGCAGTAATCATGGTCGCCTCCCCAAGAATTGACCTGCAGCTTCAGATCGTGGAGGTTGTCTTTGCCGACGTCGCTCTCGCCCCCCTCGATGAGCAAAATGCTGGCATTCGGGAGCACTGCAGCTAGTCGGCTCGCGACAACACAGCCAGCCGTGCCGCCTCCTACGATGACATAGTCGAAGGCGGTCTGGTTGCGTCTGAGGCTTTCCACGGTAGTCATGGCGACTGTTACGAGGGACGGGAGGACAGAGAAGGGAACAGGTTTCTGTGTGCAAGCTCGATCGGATGACTTGGTATCTATTCGCAACTAAGAAGACATGTTACTAAAAGAACGTGGTAGACTGCATCCGCTTTATTCTCCACGGTGACATGAGCACGGGATTTGTCTCGGCCAAGTCCGCCATGGTTATGAGGCCACTACGTGCGGCACAACGGCATCCTACCGCGACGCTTGATCCTTGGAGCGAGTGACCGCATTCAACTAGTTCGCATTCCTGACTATTTTGGAAGTCCCCTTTACTATTAGTTACTGGTTGTAATTGTCCTCGGTAGTCGAGACTGTTGGCGAACTCCGGGTCCACGCACGAGACGCCCCCCGCTAAATTGGCCTCGCATTCAACCCCGATCGGGCAATTCGCTAGCTAACACTCCCGGGAGATGGGTCCTGTCTTTCTCCTCGAGAGCCGATTGACAGCCCCGGATCTTGCCAGCGCTAGAGAGCCCCAAGAATCGTCAGTGGGGGTCCCGGAATAAGCATGAGACTACATATGGCACTTGCTCTTCGACCATCTCAGTTTGCAGCTTCGTAGAGTCCGAACGCAGACATTCTATCATCTCCATACTCGAATCCAGCAAGGAaacctcttcatcatggtAAAGGTCACCATCTTGGGCGCTGGGTAAGTTGGATTGCATCTCCCTTAGCCCAGCAGGACTGGCTAACCATGACTCCAGAGTAACCGGCATGATGGCCGCGGCCAGTTTGCCCAGGAACTACAACGTGACCATCGTGGCCGAGCATCTCCCAGGTGACTACGACACCAAGGAGTGGGCTAGCCCTTTTGCAGGGGCCATCTGGGTCGGTGTTCATCAGTCGTCGCCGCGGGAGCAAAAGATGCAACTCGAAGGCCTGATGGGACTCCTCAGGTTGGCAGAGACCAACCCCGAGTCAAGCGTACGCCAGATTGAGATGACAGAGATCATGGACCGTGGTACCAAAGAAGATGTCTGGTATGCTGGCAAAATCCCCGAATTCCGCTTCTTGAGCAAAGAGGAACTTCCCAAAGGCGCCATCTACGGCATGAAGTACAAGACGGTTGTCCTGACGCCGCAAAAGTTCCTCACGTGGCTATACAAGAGACTCCAGGCTCGAGGCATCAAGTTTAGACGCACTCGAGTCTACTCACTTGCCGAGCTcaaaggccttggccatgatgtcCTTATCAATGCGTCTGGAATCGGAGCAGAGGGCCTAAAGGATGTCATGGAGAAGAACCTGACTCCCTGGAGGCTTCAATGCGTGGTTGCCAAGGCCCCGCCCACCTATGACCGGCTCTTTATCCGTCGGGGAGATAGGGGATACTATTCGACCGCATTTTCTCGGCTCGATGGCACTGTCT
Protein-coding sequences here:
- a CDS encoding Peptidase-M24 domain-containing protein, with protein sequence MVYDSSERAVQLLAAQAKALEMFDEIERDLIRPGISEKALNGEIYQLGATRYGIETHWHKRLVRSGPNALQPFQENPPDRVIGEDDILVVDLGPVFESWEADFGRTYVLGNDPHKKKIRDALEPIWNKVRGQFLENPDMTGEELYDIAVRTAEEDGWSFGADLAGHLVGSFPHERIPRDKTTLYILKGNKVPMSTLGKDGKKRHWILEIHLRDHERGLAAFYEQLLTA
- a CDS encoding Aldehyde dehydrogenase — translated: MAANIFADLTTPNGIRYRQPLGLFINNEFIESTSGETFSTIDPATETEIARVHAAGVNDVEYAVHAARQAFEGAWSDVAGQDRSRLLYKLADLIDENAQVLAAIESWDNGKPYSTALLEDIPEVVDVFRYYAGWADKSYGQVIQTRGTQLNYTIPEPLGVCGQIIPWNYPIVMASWKVAPALAAGNTIVLKVSEQTPLSALFLASLVAPAGFPPGVINIINGFGAVAGSALASHSDVDKIAFTGSTQTGKEIMKLASSNLKSVTLETGGKSPLIIFNDADLHAAVAAAYPGIMANAGQNCTANSRLLVQEEVYDRFLKLFKAKAVSDAKIGDPFAEDTSQGPQVTQAQFDRILSYVQSGKDEGAKLVHGGKAYKNLNGKGFYLEPTIFTHVTPHMRIYREEIFGPFVVILPFKSEAEAVKMANDTEFGLAAAVFTRDIARAHRITRKIKAGNPRIPFGGFKQSGIGQEQGEAGIKAYTNYKTVVVDLAPDTHSQASLEPRL
- a CDS encoding Zn(2)-C6 fungal-type domain-containing protein, which codes for MKPSYRVRFASENKFQSRVKNHPPAPTSTGTGGSPNEAQVFSPAAARKPKSRSGCKECKHRRVKCDEKYPVCSHCQRRGSVCLSATPSTKWQVEMPWMITRPIAEPWMGIVNPKKKLLQYWLEKTSRIMTVCPENNPLSYPLLEHLLSTPSLLHAVQSVSAGQEHFFQSKELTTCLQERGLAIQALRHEMQDAANLKPASLLTVFLQGVSWSWTEDHPDNYGKEHLQAARSLLEKMLEDPEKRRDPLVQFMLGWYLYWDMSCAFIAAPQDLAPLNTAQVFDAIQATRSSFHPMIGFSSELLYLIACLGRHCRQVLETDARDPVLEATFEGQLLAWEPEHDDQDLVDMSIGYRNHGLIMLYNICGVPFQVDDITSSEDSSDMVEDSQARIRPLVMDSLERLFKTPVDAPCFSFHSAPLLTAAAELTKEDVELRTAAVERFKAIYSTNRVAVNMWAIELLQELWDLHDCGITITWLELLITKKWTLTFA
- a CDS encoding GMC-OxRdtase-N domain-containing protein; this encodes MTTVESLRRNQTAFDYVIVGGGTAGCVVASRLAAVLPNASILLIEGGESDVGKDNLHDLKLQVNSWGGDHDYCWSSVPQPNGNGFIQHSRGKILGGCSNINGCISFRPLEYDIRKWQEAGAHGWTFDEMVRLVDKLRVTVNSIEPKYHNPVDLALVEAAQKAFGIPRTGSFNKDVVHTGKITPSAGHLAIAHNPDNGYRSSASIAYIHPILSGEEKRPNLTILTSAWVHRVNFIDNVASGVSLTLKSGLPITVRSDVETILCAGAFDSPRLLLLSGIGPQDQLESFDIPVVAHVPGVGENLMDHTETVMMWEMKAPVPPESVIYSDVCFFLRREAQNSRGDDGDIMDSMFHVFGIGFDDNTARHGYHAPENAYCLIPNLPRPRSRGRIFLQSSDPKVRPAIDFRYLTDPEDYDLKTILFELRAGRKLAATAPFRDLIKREVAPGPDVQTEEQLIDYARKTHGTVFHPCGTAKMGDTSKDSMAVVDPQLRVRGVKQLRVVDASVFPLIPSVNPMLTVYAVAEKGAEMIIKDYSSFHIRPRI